Part of the Williamwhitmania sp. genome is shown below.
GAAGTTGGCTATTAGCGTTAACGGCGTCCTCACAGCCAACTTAAACCTTATCACCTCCCTTTTCGAAGTTCATAGCAACGGTGTGTTAACGCTTACCGCTTCGGGTAAGGCTGACGTGCTCAACCTTGAAATGCCTGGCGTGGGAAAAGCTAACCTGCTCGATATGAAGGTTAACAAGGCTACGGTTGAGGTTGACGGTGTTGGAAAGGTGCAGGTTGACGTATCGGAATACCTGCAGGCAACTGTGAACGGAGTAGGCAAGGTAAGCTACAAAGGCCACCCTACGCTTAAGCTCAAAGTCTCCGGAGTTGGTAGTATTTCTGAGATATAAAACCCTTAAAAATTAGAGCGATGAAGGCACAAAAAGCTATTTTGACAGCGTTGCTGACTCTTGGACTTTTCGCGACGCTGAACGCTCAACCAGCCACTTCAGGAATTAGAGAGGAGGCAGTTAGCTTTACCAGAGGTGATGCAACCTACTCCGGCACGCTCTCCTTGCCGGCAAACGAAGGCATTTATCCGCTTGTTATTATGGTTAGCGGCATGGGAAATCAGGACAGAGAGTGGTCATTTATGCGAGGCAAGTATAAGATGGCCAAAATCATCAGCGACTACCTGAACCAAAATGGCATTGCCGTGTACCGCTACGACGACCGTGGCTTTGGCAAATCGACCGGAACGGCTGAAACCCAAACCAGCTTCGACGACCTCGCCGAAGATGTGTATGCCGCAGTATCGACCCTAAAGGAGCACAAGGAGATTGGCAAGGTGGGATTGCTCGGGCATAGCCTTGGCGGAATTCTCTCCATAATGGCCGCCTCTCGCCACAATGATATCGACTTTATTATCACCCTTTCGGGATCCTACCAAAATGGTGGCGACATAATGATGGAGCAGGCTCGCACCTTAAAGAGATGGAAAACCGCTGCAGATATGACTGAGGAACAAACTATTGCCAATGGTGAGAAATTTGTTCGAAGCTGGATATCCTATTCAACCGGTGGAGCAGGGCTTGACACCATGAAGCAGATACTAAGTGACCTTATCAAGTTTCAAATTGAAAAGATGCCGCCAGAAATCATGGCAAAAAATCTACAGACATACAAGGACACTGCCGACCTCTATCAACAATCGCTTAATGAGGTGATGGCTTACTATACCTCTCCACACCAAAAATCATTTGCTGTTTACGATCCAGCAGAAGACTTCAAGAAAGTCACCTGTCCCGTTCTTATCCTATTTGGAGAAAAGGACAAGCATGTGGTGGTTTCCTCCAACTTGCCTAAGGTAGCGCAAGTTCTTCCCGAATCGTTGGTAACCGACCTTACCATCAAAATAATTCCCAATGCTGACCATGGATACTCAGACGCGGAACACATAAAAAATGGGGAGATGGTTCCTGGAACAACTGAGTTTATTGCAAATTGGGTCAACTCAAGAAAGTAACTTAAGAAAAAAGATAGAAAAAAGAATAGGTTTAGGTTTAGGTTTTCTTCATTCTAGCCATCAGCAGCTAGATTGTGCAAGAGGCTGGCTTGT
Proteins encoded:
- a CDS encoding alpha/beta fold hydrolase → MKAQKAILTALLTLGLFATLNAQPATSGIREEAVSFTRGDATYSGTLSLPANEGIYPLVIMVSGMGNQDREWSFMRGKYKMAKIISDYLNQNGIAVYRYDDRGFGKSTGTAETQTSFDDLAEDVYAAVSTLKEHKEIGKVGLLGHSLGGILSIMAASRHNDIDFIITLSGSYQNGGDIMMEQARTLKRWKTAADMTEEQTIANGEKFVRSWISYSTGGAGLDTMKQILSDLIKFQIEKMPPEIMAKNLQTYKDTADLYQQSLNEVMAYYTSPHQKSFAVYDPAEDFKKVTCPVLILFGEKDKHVVVSSNLPKVAQVLPESLVTDLTIKIIPNADHGYSDAEHIKNGEMVPGTTEFIANWVNSRK